TCCATCTCTTCTGCCGAACTTGCAAGAGCTTTATACACTATTAATAGACATGCAAAAACCGCACCAGAACCTAAACATTTATACTATATTAAGAAAGAAGCAATTAAAAAGCTACTCTCAGAAAATCGCGCTAAGAAAATTGGACTTCACTTTTCCGACCATCCGAAATTCAGCAATCAACATTCTACATTACTTATAAAAGTTGAGAACTACTATTTCCATATCCCTCCGGAGAAAGATGACTTCAATCAGCTTGAGCATCTGGGAACCTTGGATCAATCATATCGAAATCCTCAAACGAAAATGTCACTCTCACAGGCGAAACGAATAGTTTACCGTTATATTAACTATACACCGAAGCCGGGAAAAAAACCTAGAAACAGAAAATATACTTCTGCGTATTATACGCCTTCATCTTTAGGGAAAATGGAATGGCCACCAACAAAATCTTATCGTAAATTTGAATCATAGCCCACATTTGTTTGA
This Virgibacillus phasianinus DNA region includes the following protein-coding sequences:
- a CDS encoding YkyB family protein; protein product: MAKTKSISSAELARALYTINRHAKTAPEPKHLYYIKKEAIKKLLSENRAKKIGLHFSDHPKFSNQHSTLLIKVENYYFHIPPEKDDFNQLEHLGTLDQSYRNPQTKMSLSQAKRIVYRYINYTPKPGKKPRNRKYTSAYYTPSSLGKMEWPPTKSYRKFES